The genomic region TCGGTCTGTTCGACACCCATATCGCCGTGGCGCTGGCGCACTGCCTGTTCAACATCCCGCTGGCGGTGTGGATCCTCGAAGGCTTCATGTCGGGGGTTCCGAAGGAGATCGATGAGACCGCCTATATCGACGGCTACTCGTTTCCGAAGTTCTTCGTGAAGATCTTCATGCCGCTGATCGCCTCGGGTATCGGCGTCGCGGCGTTCTTCTGCTTCATGTTCTCCTGGGTCGAGCTGCTGCTGGCCAAGACGCTGACATCGGTCGCCGCCAAGCCGATCGCCGCGGTGATGACACGGACCGCCAGCGCATCCGGCTACGAACTCGGCCTGCTCGCGGCGGCCGGCGCGCTGACCATCATCCCGGGGGCGATCGTCATCTATTTCGTGCGCAACTACATCGCCAAGGGCTTCGCCCTGGGGCGGGTCTGAAGGAGGGACGGATGGGCCTCACCTGGATGGCCTGGACCTGGCAGACCGCAACCTTCTTCGCGGCGATCGCGCTGTTGCTCTGCGCCATGACGATCTGGGAGCTGGTGTCGCCGGGCGGGGCGCCGCGGCGCGGCATTCTCGGTATCGACACGACACGCGGCGACCGGCTGTTCATCTCGCTGCTCGGCGCCGCCTTCATCAATCTCGCATGGCTCGGGCTGGTCGGCCCGGACCTGTGGTGGGCTCTCGGCCTGTCC from Tepidamorphus gemmatus harbors:
- a CDS encoding carbohydrate ABC transporter permease, translated to MVPIYWLLNMSFKNTNEILGAFTLWPQTFTFANYREILTNPTWYMGYVNSIIYVTMNTVISVTVALPAAYAFSRYRFLGDKHLFFWLLTNRMAPPAVFALPFFQLYSAIGLFDTHIAVALAHCLFNIPLAVWILEGFMSGVPKEIDETAYIDGYSFPKFFVKIFMPLIASGIGVAAFFCFMFSWVELLLAKTLTSVAAKPIAAVMTRTASASGYELGLLAAAGALTIIPGAIVIYFVRNYIAKGFALGRV
- a CDS encoding DUF2160 domain-containing protein, with amino-acid sequence MGLTWMAWTWQTATFFAAIALLLCAMTIWELVSPGGAPRRGILGIDTTRGDRLFISLLGAAFINLAWLGLVGPDLWWALGLSLLYAVAVFRWV